In Anthonomus grandis grandis chromosome 5, icAntGran1.3, whole genome shotgun sequence, the following are encoded in one genomic region:
- the LOC126735879 gene encoding chymotrypsin-like → MKDLRVLFLLITFFQAIYSASPNQKIANGVIVSAEDFPYYVYVASPYGPDEEGMCGGSLVSPKHVLTAGHCLIHKKLNCREPEYVQVRLGSNQYSSMTSYNVLKWIIHDTYRKDCMTGFLKSDIALLTLLTNIEMSTTIRPISLPPQSATLKKIEGSSAVVCGFGYDENGNVPEYLKAVNVIIGDERFCKQNRAKRYDRICARIQNKKTDCGGDSGGPLVINNTLYGIVSSGPNVKKCTDATYSIYTSVIYYRKWILELIGKE, encoded by the exons atgAAAGATTTACGTGTACTATTTTTGCTTATAACATTTTTCCAAGCAATTTACtcg GCCTCTCCaaaccaaaaaattgcaaatgGAGTTATAGTCAGTGCCGAAGATTTCCCTTATTACGTATATGTAGCTTCACCGTATGGACCAGATGAAGAAGGCATGTGTGGAGGATCTCTTGTATCGCCTAAACACGTTTTAACAGCTGGACATTGCCTTATTCATAAGAA ATTAAACTGTAGAGAACCCGAATACGTACAGGTCAGATTGGGAAGTAACCAATATTCATCCATGACCTCCTATAATGTCCTAAAATGGATCATCCATGACACATATAGAAAAGACTGTATGACAGGGTTTTTGAAAAGTGATATTGCTCTCTTAACTCTTTTAACAAATATAGAAATGTCAACAACTATACGCCCGATTTC actaCCTCCACAATCTGCCACACTTAAGAAAATAGAAGGTTCCAGCGCTGTAGTTTGCGGTTTTGGTTATGACGAAAATGGCAATGTGCCAGAATATCTTAAAGCCGTAAATGTAATAATTGGAGATGAACggttttgtaaacaaaataggGCGAAGCGTTATGATAGAATTTGTGCCAGAattcaaaataagaaaactgaCTGTGGAGGAGATAGTGGCGGACCATTAGTTATAAACAATACGTTATATGGTATTGTATCTTCTGggccaaatgtaaaaaaatgtacagaCGCAACTTATAGTATATATACCAgtgttatttattatagaaaatggATATTGGAACTTATAggtaaagaataa
- the LOC126735880 gene encoding chymotrypsin-like has translation MTPYNVSWIIHPKYKETCMSGGLEADIALLLLPTHVELSKTIRPMSLPPKSATTKQMEGARAVVCGFGMDENGGYPEYLKAVDITIENKVFCQKHHTASDKICARIQNKETDCDRDSGGPVVINNTLYGLVSHGANVKKFTNSPFSAYTSIIYYRNWILEMIGKE, from the exons ATGACCCCCTATAATGTGAGTTGGATTATTCATCCGAAATATAAGGAAACATGTATGAGCGGGGGGCTGGAAGCAGATATTGCTTTGTTGCTTCTACCAACACACGTAGAATTATCAAAAACCATCAGGCCAATGtc attgcCTCCTAAATCGGCCACAACCAAGCAAATGGAAGGTGCCAGAGCGGTAGTTTGCGGTTTTGGTATGGACGAAAATGGCGGATATCCTGAATATCTTAAAGCCGTAGACATtacaattgaaaataaagtattttgccAAAAACATCACACTGCGTCTGATAAAATTTGTGCCAGGATTCAGAATAAGGAAACTGACTGTGATAGAGATAGTGGCGGACCTGTagttataaacaatacattatATGGTCTTGTATCTCATGGAgcgaatgtaaaaaaatttacaaactcGCCTTTTAGTGCTTATacgagtattatttattatagaaactGGATATTGGAAATGATAGGTAAAGAATAA